One Lysobacter enzymogenes DNA segment encodes these proteins:
- a CDS encoding DUF885 domain-containing protein, translated as MKPLVLAIALALCAPALAAAADAAPAAAQAAKPVPAWVNQSNEYTQILIKAQADFSPEGFSFFGIPGYDDKVSDLRPGVTERYRAAMGKARAQLQEKLELERDPNVRQDLQILLGAIDQSVQGSELNEKLMLPWFDAPQTVFSGMNALLSDQTPPARRAKALARLQAYVGQAPGSQPLTALARQRYEERLSNPALLQPTKLEVEQALANVETYAAGIRKLFVKYKISGADKALAAMETQLREYGQWTREQVLPKARADARLPAELYAFQLKQFGIDVDPQLLMQRAQVEFMETRAAMRQLAPLVAQAKGLKVADPHDYVAVIRALKADTIPNDQLEGRYRKVIDAIDPIIRKEKIVDVPQRPMVMRLGSEAESAAQPAPHFLPAPLVGNTGQQGQFVLPVAVPSAGGKALHYDDFNYESAAWTLSAHEGRPGHELQFTAMVERGISLARTMFAFNSVNVEGWALYAEAEMVPYEPLDGQLIALQFRLLRAARAILDPMLNLGLTDRASAAKILGEQVGFSEAMTKQELDRYMFNAPGQAGSYFYGYSRILELRMQTELALGDKFDRLGFNNFLLDQGLLPPSLLAKAVQEDYVPQRKGK; from the coding sequence ATGAAACCGCTCGTTCTCGCTATCGCCCTGGCGCTGTGCGCCCCCGCCCTCGCCGCCGCGGCGGACGCCGCACCCGCCGCGGCCCAGGCCGCCAAGCCGGTTCCGGCCTGGGTCAACCAAAGCAACGAGTACACCCAGATCCTGATCAAGGCCCAGGCCGATTTCTCGCCCGAGGGCTTCTCCTTCTTCGGCATCCCGGGCTACGACGACAAGGTCAGCGACCTGCGTCCGGGCGTGACCGAGCGCTACCGCGCGGCGATGGGCAAGGCGCGCGCGCAGTTGCAGGAGAAGCTCGAACTCGAGCGCGATCCCAACGTGCGCCAGGACCTACAGATCCTGCTCGGCGCGATCGACCAGAGCGTGCAAGGCAGCGAACTCAACGAGAAGCTGATGCTGCCGTGGTTCGACGCGCCGCAGACGGTGTTCTCGGGCATGAACGCGCTGCTGTCCGACCAGACCCCGCCGGCGCGCCGGGCCAAGGCGTTGGCGCGCCTGCAGGCCTACGTCGGCCAGGCGCCGGGCAGCCAGCCGCTGACCGCGCTGGCGCGCCAGCGCTACGAGGAGCGGCTGAGCAATCCGGCGCTGTTGCAGCCGACCAAGCTCGAGGTCGAGCAGGCGCTGGCCAACGTCGAGACCTACGCCGCCGGCATCCGCAAGCTGTTCGTCAAGTACAAGATCTCCGGTGCCGACAAGGCGCTCGCGGCGATGGAAACGCAGCTGCGCGAATACGGCCAATGGACCCGCGAGCAGGTGCTGCCGAAGGCGCGCGCCGACGCGCGCCTGCCGGCGGAGCTGTACGCGTTCCAGCTCAAGCAGTTCGGCATCGACGTCGATCCGCAGCTGCTGATGCAGCGCGCCCAGGTCGAGTTCATGGAGACGCGCGCGGCGATGCGCCAGCTGGCGCCGCTGGTGGCCCAGGCCAAGGGCCTGAAGGTCGCCGATCCGCACGACTACGTCGCGGTGATCCGCGCGCTCAAGGCCGACACCATCCCCAACGACCAGCTCGAAGGCCGCTACCGCAAGGTCATCGACGCGATCGACCCGATCATCCGCAAGGAGAAGATCGTCGACGTGCCGCAGCGGCCGATGGTGATGCGCCTGGGCAGCGAGGCCGAATCGGCGGCGCAGCCGGCGCCGCACTTCCTGCCGGCGCCGCTGGTCGGCAACACCGGCCAGCAGGGCCAGTTCGTGCTGCCGGTGGCGGTGCCCAGCGCCGGCGGCAAGGCGTTGCACTACGACGACTTCAACTACGAATCGGCGGCGTGGACGCTGTCGGCGCACGAGGGCCGGCCGGGCCACGAACTGCAGTTCACCGCGATGGTCGAGCGCGGCATCTCGCTGGCGCGCACGATGTTCGCCTTCAACTCGGTCAACGTCGAAGGCTGGGCGCTGTACGCCGAAGCCGAGATGGTGCCGTACGAGCCGCTGGACGGGCAGCTGATCGCGCTGCAGTTCCGCCTGCTGCGCGCGGCGCGCGCGATCCTCGACCCGATGCTCAACCTCGGCCTGACCGACCGCGCCAGCGCGGCCAAGATCCTCGGCGAACAGGTCGGTTTTTCCGAAGCGATGACCAAGCAGGAGCTGGACCGCTACATGTTCAACGCGCCGGGCCAGGCCGGCAGCTACTTCTACGGTTACAGCCGCATCCTGGAACTGCGCATGCAGACCGAGCTGGCGCTGGGCGACAAGTTCGACCGCCTGGGCTTCAACAACTTCCTGCTCGACCAGGGCCTGCTGCCGCCGTCGCTGCTGGCCAAGGCGGTGCAGGAGGACTACGTGCCGCAGCGCAAGGGCAAGTGA
- a CDS encoding cytochrome c oxidase assembly factor Coa1 family protein, which translates to METEYRKPWVQRHWVLMLVLSFVVMMALSLAIGLGSLYALMSSVKDTAPYREAMARVRGDAGMVQALGEPIQTKWIPLGVVEQREQGRAAFVVFLRGPRGEGSVDVQGGFESGTWHYQRLQGEAFGPPRERFDLRSAADH; encoded by the coding sequence ATGGAAACCGAATACCGCAAACCCTGGGTGCAGCGGCATTGGGTGTTGATGCTGGTGCTGAGCTTCGTGGTGATGATGGCGCTGTCGCTGGCCATCGGCCTGGGCTCGCTCTACGCGTTGATGTCTTCGGTCAAGGACACCGCGCCCTATCGCGAGGCGATGGCGCGGGTGCGCGGCGACGCCGGCATGGTCCAGGCCCTGGGCGAGCCGATCCAGACCAAGTGGATCCCGCTGGGCGTGGTCGAGCAGCGCGAGCAGGGCCGGGCCGCGTTCGTGGTGTTCCTGCGCGGCCCGCGCGGCGAAGGCAGCGTCGACGTGCAGGGCGGCTTCGAAAGCGGCACCTGGCATTACCAGCGCCTGCAGGGCGAAGCCTTCGGCCCGCCGCGCGAGCGCTTCGACCTGCGCAGCGCCGCCGACCACTGA
- a CDS encoding S9 family peptidase, translating to MSLTAATPALAAPPAAAPADGRLTLEALTGDAPLSGPSLLKPKVAPDGSKVSFLRGKPRDRNRLDLWAYDIASGKTALLVDSDDVLPGAEVLSDAEKARRERQRIAALSGIVDYQWSPDGKRLLFPLGGELYLYDLTKTGKAAVRRLTHGEGFATDPKLSPKGGYVSFVRDRNLWVIDLADGKATQLTADGSDTIGNGVAEFVADEEMDRHTGYWWAPDDSAIAYARIDESPVPVQKRYEVYPDRTDVVEQRYPAAGDHNVRVQLRVASIGAGRGAPREIDLGKEQDIYLARVDWRDAGRLTFQRQSRDQHTLELIETDLASGRQRTLQTETSKTWVPLHDDLRFLADGRILWNSERSGYEHLYLLSEDGAKATALTSGDWPVDSVLAVDEAAGQVYFAAGKDRPTDAQIYRVPLAGGAIERLSKDDGIHAASFAKNASVYVDSWSNPTTPPQLELMRNDGSRIAALIANDLSDPKHPYAPYLKAQRPLEFGTLKAADGKTELHYSLIKPTGFDPAKRYPVVVYVYGGPAAQSVKRVWAPDFNQYLAQQGFVVFSLDNRGTPRRGAAFGGALYRKQGTVEIADQLEGVKWLKSQPWVDGAKIGVYGWSNGGYMTLMMLAKASDQYACGAAGAPVTDWGLYDSHYTERYMGLPKSNPDGYREGRVLEHLDGLTSRLLLIHGMADDNVLFTNSTVLMSALQQRGRPFELMTYPGAKHGLRGRDNLHRLRLTEDFFERCLKR from the coding sequence ATGTCGCTGACCGCCGCCACGCCCGCCCTCGCCGCTCCGCCCGCCGCCGCGCCGGCCGACGGCCGCCTGACCCTGGAAGCGCTGACCGGCGACGCGCCGTTGTCGGGGCCGAGCCTGCTCAAGCCCAAGGTGGCGCCGGACGGCAGCAAGGTGAGCTTCCTGCGCGGCAAGCCGCGCGACCGCAACCGCCTGGACCTGTGGGCCTACGACATCGCCAGCGGCAAGACCGCGCTGCTGGTGGATTCCGACGACGTGCTGCCCGGCGCGGAAGTGCTCAGCGACGCGGAGAAGGCGCGGCGCGAGCGCCAGCGCATCGCCGCGCTGTCGGGCATCGTCGATTACCAGTGGTCGCCCGACGGCAAGCGCCTGCTGTTCCCGCTCGGCGGCGAGCTGTACCTGTACGACCTGACCAAGACCGGCAAGGCCGCGGTGCGCCGGCTCACCCACGGCGAAGGCTTCGCCACCGATCCCAAGCTTTCGCCCAAGGGCGGCTACGTCAGCTTCGTGCGCGACCGCAATCTGTGGGTGATCGACCTGGCCGACGGCAAGGCGACCCAGCTCACCGCCGACGGCAGCGACACCATCGGCAACGGCGTCGCCGAGTTCGTCGCCGACGAGGAAATGGACCGCCACACCGGCTATTGGTGGGCGCCGGACGATTCGGCCATCGCCTACGCCCGCATCGACGAATCGCCGGTGCCGGTGCAGAAGCGCTACGAGGTCTATCCCGACCGCACCGACGTGGTCGAGCAGCGCTATCCGGCGGCGGGCGACCACAACGTGCGCGTGCAGCTGCGGGTGGCGTCGATCGGCGCCGGCCGCGGCGCGCCGCGCGAGATCGACCTGGGCAAGGAGCAGGACATCTACCTCGCCCGCGTCGACTGGCGCGACGCCGGACGCCTGACCTTCCAGCGCCAGTCGCGCGACCAGCACACGCTCGAACTGATCGAGACCGACCTGGCCAGCGGCCGGCAGCGCACGCTGCAGACCGAGACCAGCAAGACCTGGGTGCCGCTGCACGACGACCTGCGCTTCCTCGCCGACGGCCGCATCCTGTGGAACAGCGAGCGCAGCGGCTACGAACATCTCTACCTGCTGTCGGAAGACGGCGCCAAGGCGACCGCGCTGACCTCCGGCGACTGGCCGGTGGACAGCGTGCTCGCGGTCGACGAAGCCGCCGGCCAGGTGTATTTCGCCGCCGGCAAGGACCGCCCGACCGACGCCCAGATCTATCGCGTGCCGCTGGCCGGCGGCGCGATCGAGCGCCTGTCCAAGGACGACGGCATCCACGCCGCCAGCTTCGCCAAGAACGCCAGCGTCTACGTCGACAGCTGGTCGAACCCGACCACGCCGCCGCAGCTGGAGCTGATGCGCAACGACGGCAGCCGCATCGCCGCGCTGATCGCCAACGACCTGAGCGATCCCAAGCATCCCTACGCGCCCTACCTCAAGGCGCAGCGGCCGCTGGAGTTCGGCACGCTCAAGGCCGCCGACGGCAAGACCGAACTGCACTACAGCCTGATCAAGCCGACCGGCTTCGATCCGGCCAAACGCTATCCGGTGGTGGTCTACGTGTACGGCGGCCCGGCGGCGCAGTCGGTCAAGCGCGTCTGGGCGCCGGACTTCAACCAGTACCTGGCCCAGCAAGGCTTCGTGGTGTTCTCGCTCGACAACCGCGGCACCCCGCGCCGCGGCGCGGCGTTCGGCGGCGCGCTGTACCGCAAGCAGGGCACGGTCGAAATCGCCGACCAGCTCGAAGGTGTGAAGTGGCTGAAGTCGCAGCCGTGGGTGGACGGCGCCAAGATCGGCGTCTACGGCTGGTCCAACGGCGGCTACATGACCCTGATGATGCTGGCCAAGGCCAGCGACCAGTACGCCTGCGGCGCCGCCGGCGCGCCGGTCACCGACTGGGGCCTGTACGACAGCCACTACACCGAACGCTACATGGGCCTGCCCAAGAGCAACCCCGACGGCTACCGCGAAGGCCGCGTGCTCGAACACCTGGACGGGCTGACCTCGCGCCTGCTGCTGATCCACGGCATGGCCGACGACAACGTGCTGTTCACCAACTCCACCGTGCTGATGAGCGCGCTGCAGCAGCGCGGCCGCCCGTTCGAGCTGATGACCTACCCCGGCGCCAAGCACGGCCTGCGCGGGCGCGACAACCTGCACCGGCTGCGCCTGACCGAGGATTTCTTCGAGCGCTGCCTCAAGCGCTGA
- a CDS encoding glutathione binding-like protein: MIDLHYWPTPNGHKITLFLEEAADAGRPQAYRIEPVNIGAGDQFKPEFLAISPNNRMPAIVDHAPADGGAPISVFESGAILRYLAEKTGLFAPADLRGRVEVDEWLFWQVGGYGPMLGQNHHFNRYAPEKVPYAIDRYQRETERLYGVLDKRLAGREFVAGEALSIADFACYPWAREHDWHHVDLARYPAVQRWHDALSARPAFQRAYEMGKVYRADKAMTDEMRKHLFGTPGSSAPHPQ, from the coding sequence ATGATCGACCTGCACTACTGGCCCACCCCGAACGGCCACAAGATCACCCTGTTCCTGGAAGAAGCCGCCGACGCCGGCCGCCCCCAGGCCTATCGCATCGAGCCGGTCAACATCGGCGCCGGCGACCAGTTCAAGCCCGAATTCCTGGCCATTTCGCCCAACAACCGCATGCCGGCGATCGTCGACCATGCGCCGGCGGACGGCGGCGCGCCGATCAGCGTGTTCGAGTCCGGCGCGATCTTGCGGTATCTGGCGGAAAAGACCGGGCTGTTCGCGCCCGCCGACCTGCGCGGCCGGGTCGAGGTCGATGAATGGCTGTTCTGGCAGGTCGGCGGCTACGGCCCGATGCTGGGCCAGAACCACCACTTCAACCGCTACGCGCCGGAGAAGGTGCCCTACGCCATCGACCGCTACCAGCGCGAGACCGAACGCCTGTACGGCGTGCTCGACAAGCGCCTGGCCGGGCGCGAATTCGTCGCCGGCGAGGCCCTAAGCATCGCCGATTTCGCCTGCTATCCCTGGGCCCGCGAGCACGACTGGCACCACGTCGACCTGGCCCGCTACCCCGCGGTGCAGCGCTGGCACGACGCGCTTTCCGCACGCCCGGCCTTCCAGCGCGCCTACGAAATGGGCAAGGTATACCGCGCCGACAAGGCCATGACCGACGAGATGCGCAAGCACCTGTTCGGTACGCCGGGGTCGTCGGCGCCCCATCCGCAGTAA
- a CDS encoding TIGR00645 family protein yields the protein MTDPKINRLNPLPALIFSSRWLQLPLYLGLIVAQGVYVFQFVRELIHLITDAANLTEQAIMLIVLGLIDVVMISNLLVMVIVGGYETFVSRLRLEGHPDQPEWLSHVNASVLKVKLAMAIIGISSIHLLKTFIGAGSLGLPLCGTPEAYEMARAVAAMTANGTLDKAMRCTDITEQGVMWQALIHLLFIVSAVGIAWTDKLMSAGIKAAKNGH from the coding sequence ATGACCGACCCCAAGATCAACCGACTCAATCCCCTGCCGGCCCTGATCTTCAGCTCGCGCTGGCTGCAGCTGCCGCTCTATCTGGGCCTGATCGTGGCCCAGGGCGTGTACGTGTTCCAGTTCGTGCGCGAACTGATCCACCTGATCACCGACGCGGCCAACCTCACCGAGCAGGCGATCATGCTGATCGTGCTCGGCCTGATCGACGTGGTGATGATCTCCAACCTGCTGGTGATGGTGATCGTCGGCGGCTACGAGACCTTCGTCTCGCGCCTGCGCCTGGAAGGCCATCCCGACCAGCCCGAGTGGCTGAGCCACGTCAACGCCAGCGTGCTCAAGGTCAAGCTGGCGATGGCGATCATCGGCATCTCCTCGATCCACCTGCTGAAGACCTTCATCGGCGCCGGCAGCCTCGGGTTGCCGCTGTGCGGCACGCCGGAGGCCTACGAGATGGCGCGCGCGGTCGCGGCGATGACCGCCAACGGCACCCTCGACAAGGCGATGCGCTGCACCGACATCACCGAGCAAGGGGTGATGTGGCAGGCGCTGATCCACTTGCTGTTCATCGTGTCGGCGGTCGGTATCGCCTGGACCGACAAGCTGATGAGCGCCGGGATCAAGGCGGCCAAGAACGGGCATTGA
- the uvrD gene encoding DNA helicase II: MDVSHLLDALNPAQREAVSAPPGHYLVLAGAGSGKTRVLTHRIAWLNEVIGVPTHGILAVTFTNKAAGEMRARVDAQLARGARGMWIGTFHGLAHRLLRLHWQEAKLPEGFQVLDSDDQLRLVKRVVQALELDDTRFPPRQIAWWINAQKDEGRRPRNIQPGGDEWQEAMLRCYEAYQERCERAGLVDFAELLLRAHELLRDNAALLAHYRTRFREILVDEFQDTNAIQYAFVRVLAGDSGHVFVVGDDDQAIYGWRGAKVENVQRFLRDFPGAQTIRLEQNYRSSANILDAANAVIAHNPDRLGKKLWTDTGHGEAIDLYAAYNEMDEARFVVERMRQWVRDGGSYGDVAVLYRSNAQSRAFEEALLSEQVPYRVYGGQRFFERAEIKDTLAYLRLIANRADDAAFERAVNTPTRGIGERTLDEVRKRARGDAVALWEAARRVAGESVLAARARNALAGFALMIDTLDSDVAQMPLPEKIDHVLQRSGLREHYANESRGQLDSRTDNLDELVSVASRFARSDEDENAEMPELIAFLSYAALEAGEGQAQAGEDGVQLMTLHSAKGLEFPLVFLGGLEEGLFPSGRSTEESGRLEEERRLAYVGITRARDKLVLSYAETRRIHGADMYGVPSRFLREIPAPLLNEVRPKVQVSRPMYRAAPRRDMGHARIDESPIKLGAQVRHGTFGVGTVTDYEGDGAHARVQVNFDDVGSKWLVLAYANLQPA, from the coding sequence ATGGACGTATCGCATCTGCTCGACGCTCTCAACCCGGCCCAGCGCGAAGCCGTTTCGGCGCCGCCGGGGCATTATCTGGTCCTCGCCGGCGCCGGCAGCGGCAAGACCCGCGTGCTGACCCACCGCATCGCCTGGCTCAACGAGGTGATCGGGGTGCCGACCCACGGCATCCTCGCGGTGACCTTTACGAACAAAGCCGCCGGAGAGATGCGCGCGCGCGTCGACGCGCAGCTGGCGCGCGGCGCGCGCGGCATGTGGATCGGCACCTTCCACGGCCTGGCCCACCGCCTGCTGCGCCTGCACTGGCAGGAGGCCAAGCTGCCCGAAGGCTTCCAGGTGCTCGACAGCGACGACCAGCTGCGCCTGGTCAAGCGCGTGGTGCAGGCGCTGGAGCTCGACGACACCCGCTTCCCGCCGCGCCAGATCGCCTGGTGGATCAACGCGCAGAAGGACGAAGGCCGGCGCCCGCGCAACATCCAGCCCGGCGGCGACGAGTGGCAGGAAGCGATGCTGCGCTGCTACGAGGCCTACCAGGAGCGCTGCGAGCGCGCCGGGCTGGTCGATTTCGCCGAGCTGCTGCTGCGCGCGCACGAGCTGCTGCGCGACAACGCCGCGCTGCTGGCGCATTACCGGACGCGCTTCCGCGAGATTTTGGTCGACGAGTTCCAGGACACCAACGCGATCCAGTACGCCTTCGTGCGCGTGCTTGCCGGCGATTCCGGCCACGTGTTCGTGGTCGGCGACGACGATCAGGCCATCTACGGCTGGCGCGGGGCCAAGGTCGAGAACGTGCAGCGCTTCCTGCGCGACTTCCCCGGCGCCCAGACCATCCGCCTGGAGCAGAACTACCGCTCCAGCGCGAACATCCTCGACGCGGCCAACGCGGTCATCGCCCACAACCCCGACCGCCTCGGCAAGAAGCTGTGGACCGACACCGGCCACGGCGAGGCGATCGACCTGTACGCGGCCTACAACGAGATGGACGAGGCGCGCTTCGTGGTCGAGCGCATGCGCCAGTGGGTGCGCGACGGCGGCAGCTACGGCGATGTGGCCGTGCTCTACCGCAGCAACGCCCAGTCGCGCGCGTTCGAAGAGGCGCTGCTGTCGGAACAGGTGCCTTACCGCGTCTACGGCGGCCAGCGCTTCTTCGAACGCGCCGAAATCAAGGACACCCTGGCCTACCTGCGCCTGATCGCCAACCGAGCCGACGACGCCGCGTTCGAGCGCGCGGTCAACACGCCCACGCGCGGCATCGGCGAGCGCACCCTCGACGAGGTGCGCAAGCGCGCTCGCGGCGACGCGGTGGCGCTGTGGGAGGCCGCGCGCCGGGTCGCCGGCGAGAGCGTGCTGGCAGCGCGCGCGCGCAACGCGCTGGCCGGCTTCGCGCTGATGATCGACACCCTGGACAGCGACGTCGCGCAGATGCCGCTGCCGGAGAAGATCGACCACGTGCTGCAGCGCTCGGGCCTGCGCGAGCACTACGCCAACGAATCGCGCGGCCAGCTCGATTCGCGTACCGACAACCTCGACGAACTGGTCTCGGTGGCCTCGCGCTTCGCCCGCAGCGACGAGGACGAGAACGCCGAAATGCCCGAGCTGATCGCGTTCCTCAGCTACGCCGCGCTGGAGGCCGGCGAGGGCCAGGCCCAGGCCGGCGAGGACGGCGTGCAGCTGATGACTTTGCACAGCGCCAAGGGCCTGGAGTTCCCGCTGGTGTTCCTCGGCGGGCTGGAAGAGGGCTTGTTCCCGAGCGGTCGTTCGACCGAGGAATCCGGGCGCCTGGAAGAAGAGCGGCGGCTGGCCTACGTCGGCATCACCCGCGCGCGCGACAAGCTGGTGCTGAGCTACGCCGAGACCCGGCGCATCCACGGCGCGGACATGTACGGCGTGCCCTCGCGTTTCCTGCGCGAGATTCCCGCGCCGCTGCTCAACGAAGTGCGGCCGAAGGTGCAGGTCTCGCGGCCGATGTACCGCGCCGCGCCGCGCCGCGACATGGGCCACGCGCGCATCGACGAATCGCCGATCAAGCTCGGCGCCCAGGTGCGTCACGGCACCTTCGGCGTCGGCACCGTGACCGACTACGAAGGCGACGGTGCGCATGCGCGGGTGCAGGTCAACTTCGACGACGTCGGCAGCAAATGGCTGGTGCTGGCGTACGCGAACCTGCAGCCCGCCTGA
- a CDS encoding TonB-dependent receptor plug domain-containing protein translates to MQSIPFRRRHALCAALLAACGAPAVAAEVEPGNERRATELDRVTVTGDIAYRDRSDATAPTLSYGLDYFQRFEPLTVGDMLKRVPSVGFVSDVLEYDGARLRGLDPGYTQILINGKKVPGAGGDRSFYVDRIPAELVERIEIVRSPSANRSGDAVAGALNIVLRDAYEFDGGYLRAGAMHFDDGKTKPVLGAVGSGEFAGGRVLGGINVQGRHNPKRKRSDRFESLGGDFVDREDQSDVRDGTDTSGNLSYVREIGSGRLSLDGFYVRTDRSETEHSREYDHPSSRSRDRLLSVNDQKVDIDQKNLVLGASYAFDMAGGRSEIDLGYARFDDDRFDTEQETGYDNEDSPPSFDGLEGTRILTDARDRELSLKLAHQREFGAARLEFGVDGADKRRDSSLRTSEVKAKKEGQPLPPYAEFDHQRSRIQERRADPYAMLSGKRDRLDWEAGLRYETTRARIDLRSEEGAPLQRQDKDYSLLLPSAHLRFDLTGQDRISASLARTLRRPDFDKLLPLTLEEEYGDNDFVGNPQLRPETAWGLDLGYERRLGQRGVVGFNLFYRKVRDLIEVTGTGRPSAKALEDHEEAVEAFLDEHPGAGPGAPGYPALDPDSFVFTAANVGDGRAWGAEFDLSTPLTALGLEHTGVFLNYSWLDSEVEDGFGKRRFNNQPRFVLNVGFIQDLPEWGVSFGASYRRQGGAYSRVLGEEVSTDYGADLEAFVEKRFGSRIAVRLTGSNLLDASKDEAFHKFDTFGDQLGRDYDEYERESEKAGPVYQLTVRYAF, encoded by the coding sequence ATGCAGTCCATCCCGTTCCGTCGCCGCCACGCGCTGTGCGCCGCGCTGCTGGCCGCCTGCGGCGCGCCCGCCGTCGCCGCCGAAGTCGAGCCCGGCAACGAACGCCGCGCGACCGAACTCGACCGCGTCACCGTCACCGGCGACATCGCCTATCGCGACCGCAGCGACGCCACCGCGCCGACGCTGAGCTACGGCCTGGACTACTTCCAGCGCTTCGAGCCGCTGACCGTCGGCGACATGCTCAAGCGCGTGCCCAGCGTCGGCTTCGTCTCCGACGTGCTCGAATACGACGGCGCGCGCCTGCGCGGCCTGGACCCGGGCTACACCCAGATCCTGATCAACGGCAAGAAGGTGCCAGGCGCCGGCGGCGACCGTTCGTTCTACGTCGACCGCATCCCGGCCGAACTGGTCGAGCGCATCGAAATCGTGCGCAGTCCCAGCGCCAACCGCTCCGGCGACGCGGTCGCCGGAGCGCTCAACATCGTCCTGCGCGACGCCTACGAATTCGACGGCGGCTACCTGCGCGCCGGCGCCATGCATTTCGACGACGGCAAGACCAAGCCGGTGCTCGGCGCGGTCGGCAGCGGCGAATTCGCCGGCGGGCGCGTGCTCGGCGGCATCAACGTGCAGGGCCGGCACAACCCCAAGCGCAAGCGCAGCGACCGCTTCGAATCCTTGGGCGGCGACTTCGTCGACCGCGAAGACCAGAGCGACGTGCGCGACGGCACCGACACCTCCGGCAACCTGTCCTACGTGCGCGAGATCGGCAGCGGCCGGCTGAGCCTGGACGGTTTCTACGTGCGCACCGACCGCAGCGAAACCGAGCATTCGCGCGAGTACGACCATCCCTCCAGCCGTTCGCGCGACCGCCTGCTGTCGGTCAACGACCAGAAGGTCGACATCGACCAGAAGAATCTCGTGCTCGGCGCGTCCTACGCCTTCGACATGGCCGGCGGCCGCAGCGAGATCGACCTGGGCTACGCCCGCTTCGACGACGACCGCTTCGACACCGAGCAGGAAACCGGCTACGACAACGAAGATTCGCCGCCCTCGTTCGACGGCCTCGAAGGCACGCGCATCCTGACCGATGCGCGCGACCGCGAACTCAGCCTCAAGCTCGCGCACCAGCGCGAGTTCGGCGCGGCCAGGTTGGAGTTCGGCGTCGACGGGGCGGACAAGCGCCGCGACAGCTCGCTGCGCACCAGCGAGGTGAAAGCGAAGAAGGAAGGCCAGCCGCTGCCGCCGTACGCCGAGTTCGACCATCAGCGCAGCCGCATCCAGGAACGCCGCGCCGACCCGTACGCGATGCTGTCGGGCAAGCGCGACCGGCTGGATTGGGAAGCCGGCCTGCGCTACGAGACCACCCGCGCGCGGATCGACCTGCGCAGCGAAGAAGGCGCGCCGCTACAGCGCCAGGACAAGGACTACAGTCTGCTGCTGCCTTCGGCGCACCTGCGTTTCGACCTGACCGGACAGGACCGCATCAGCGCCTCGCTCGCGCGCACCCTGCGCCGCCCGGATTTCGACAAGCTGCTGCCGCTGACGCTGGAAGAGGAATACGGCGACAACGACTTCGTCGGCAATCCGCAGTTGCGGCCGGAAACCGCGTGGGGCCTGGACTTGGGCTACGAACGCCGGCTCGGCCAGCGCGGCGTGGTCGGCTTCAACCTGTTCTACCGCAAGGTGCGCGACCTGATCGAAGTGACCGGCACCGGCCGTCCCAGCGCCAAGGCGCTGGAGGACCACGAGGAAGCGGTCGAGGCGTTCCTCGACGAACACCCCGGCGCCGGCCCGGGCGCGCCGGGGTATCCGGCGTTGGATCCGGACAGCTTCGTGTTCACCGCCGCCAACGTCGGCGACGGGCGCGCATGGGGCGCGGAGTTCGACTTGTCGACGCCGCTGACCGCGCTGGGGCTGGAGCACACCGGCGTGTTCCTCAATTACTCCTGGCTCGACAGCGAAGTCGAGGACGGATTCGGCAAGCGCCGCTTCAACAACCAGCCGCGCTTCGTGCTCAACGTCGGCTTCATCCAGGATTTGCCCGAGTGGGGCGTGTCGTTCGGCGCCAGCTACCGGCGCCAGGGCGGCGCGTATTCGCGCGTGCTCGGCGAGGAAGTCTCGACCGACTACGGCGCCGACCTGGAGGCATTCGTGGAGAAGCGCTTCGGTTCGCGGATCGCGGTGCGGCTGACCGGCTCGAACCTGCTGGACGCGTCGAAGGACGAAGCGTTCCATAAGTTCGACACCTTCGGCGATCAGCTCGGGCGCGATTACGACGAGTACGAGCGCGAGAGCGAGAAGGCGGGGCCGGTGTACCAGTTGACGGTACGGTACGCGTTCTAG